From Argopecten irradians isolate NY chromosome 3, Ai_NY, whole genome shotgun sequence:
TTGTTTAAAACGCTAAATATCATAATGCCATGACTATATTTAAGAAGATGATGACTTACCACAATCTTTGAACGTGTTTATAGCGTTAATAGTAGACAGAGTaccaaaaacaaccaaaaccttCAATGCATTCATGTTGACCACCGGCTGATAAGTAACTCCCTAccagaaacatttattttatagataCTGGAAATGGTGTGATGTCTGGAACTAGACGTGGTGTGATGTTTTAGGGGTTAGTTTCGACGATTCCTATTTGTTTGCCACAGTGGCGCGATTTGTCGCCCTAGAAATGTTAATACTGCAGATTAACCTTATCTGTAGTGGTGTCTCCTTATCCCACCACCGAGCGGTCGGGGCCAGGGTGCTGGGTTGATCGGGGTCTGTAAACAACATCAAAACTAGCCATGATAAGGTGTTAGGATATCTAAGTTCCCTATCTTTACCTGAACTCATATATCACCATTCCTGTCGTGTTCTGATTCTACTcttaatttatcattatataagaCTCATCGTCAACAGTACGCTGTGGACTTTGACCTGGATGTCCCACAGGACAAGGTTATTCCAAATGGTTCCGTTCACGTGCATGTCGTGTTATCATGTTTTTATTCTGCTGACCTATCGGTACCTGAACTACATTTACTCTGTAGTATTGATTAGGAACTAATACACTTCAAGAGTGTTTGAACGCTATGTCTTCTAAAACCTGGTAAtgtcaattattttaaatcGTTCGCTATTGAccgctatatacatgtatgtaccaaaacGATATGTGACAACCCAAGAACCCTATCTACCGAGACCCACTTATGCTATGATGACGACCCGTACCTCGCCCATTGGTGTTAAAACATATTACGTCAGCtcattaaagttttattttcatttcagaatatgtAATTGTGTAGAATATGGAGATATAAGCTACAAGGTGAATTAGACAGCAAACATTGCATTATATACGCTAATCCAATATGTCTACCAAGACCCTTTATAATGATACTGGCCTAAATTATCTTGACCTGGAAAGCTACGTATACCAAAGAAGCATATATTTGTTAAACTGTTATATTTACCAAGTCCTCTGAAACTTATATATTGATACAATAGTTATAATTTTGTCTTTTGCACAATTATCCTGTTTCATTATTCTAACTGACTGTCAAATAAAGCTTTTTAATGTGTTTTCATGAGGAACAAactcatttgttaaaataaaagtaaaacttgtacgtaaaaaaaaatccgacaAAGAAATATTGGCAATAAGCAAACTGAAATCGATTAAGCAAAGACAATTAAAACACAACTCAGTTTGCAATTTATACCATACCATGATGATAGAACCACGGTTCCAGCAGGAGGAGTATCAGCTTTCAAAATAAGCTAGGTCATATCATCTCATCGGCGGAATTCAAAGGCATATTTTTTAGATATTCTCAATGCAAACATAATTTTCCAATGGAATCATAATGGTTTACCACTTTTCGTATCTAACCAGTGAGTTGATAAGTGGACATCTATGTCTTTTTAACACTCATAAATACTGATAAATAATAATGCATTCATAAAAGTGTATTATGGTTGattatttaaattgtttaataGTTCATCACCAATCGGCATCTCTCGAATATCTGTGTAATTACTTTCTCAGTCAGCAATGGACACTCATTGCGAAAGTTATGATGAAAAGAATACGTCCCAGAATATCGAATCCACCGAGGTTATGTAAGTAGATGGGTCACATTCCACATATGTCATATATGAGATCTGCAATATCAAAATTGCAATGCtttgtttttatgtaattttgatttttttttgttcctgattaacatcaatatacatgCACATGATAGTAGTAAGTATGTTGTTGAAAGATGACTAAAATCAAACGTAAAAAATAAATCCTGTTAATGATGTTAAAGAATGAGCTTATTCTGAAGTGTTTCGTTATTGTTCTATTTCATTCATATTAATGTCGTTTCACTGAATCACAAATACTTCTATACACAGTGACAAAATCCGCTAGCAGAATTAGAACTGCTACACCAACAAGTATCCCTACGCCTAATGTAGCGCCCATTGTTGTGGCGCTAACACGGTCATCTGTTGCGCTGGTTACAGAACGTATATAAGACGATGTCTGTTTCTTGTCCACGGTGAGTTGCTTCTTTAGctcttttattttttcttctattgTCACTGTGTCATTTGAAATGACTAAACACCGACAATGACAGTTTGCTATAGGTAAGGTTATAGTCGGTGATGAAGTTGTTGTTGGGGTTGCTGATGGTGCTGTGGTATTTGATGACGTTGATGGTATATTAGTTGTAGTAGTTGTTGGAGGTATCGTAGATGTAGACGTTGTTGTTGGCGGTACCGTAGATGTAGACGTTGTTGTTGGCGGTACCGTAGATGTAGACGTTGTTGTTGGCGGTACCGTAGATGTAGACGTTGTTGTTGGCGGTACCGTAGATGTAGACGTTGTTGTTGGCGGTACCGTAGATGTAGACGTTGTTGTTGGCGGTACCGTAGATGTAGACGTTGTTGTTGGAGGTACCGTAGATGTAGACGTTGTTGTTGGCGGTACCGTAGATGTAGACGTTGTTGTTGGCGGTACCGTAGATGTAGAAGTTGTTGTTGGAGGAACCGTAGATGTAGCGTTGTTGTTGGGGTACGTAGATGTAGACGTTGTTGTTGGCGGTACCGTAGATGTAGACGTTGTTGTTGCGGTACCGTAGATGTAGACGTTGTTGTTGGGGGTACCGTAGATGTAGACGTTGTTGTTGGAGGAACCGTAGATGTAGACGTTGTTGTTGGAGGTACCGTAGATGTAGACGTTGTTGTTGGCGGTACCGTAGATGTAGACGTTGTTGTTGGCGGTACCGTAGATGTAGACGTTGTTGTTGGCGGTACCGTAGATGTAGACGTTGTTGTTGGCGGTAATGTAGTTGTAGACGTTGCTGTTGATGTTGTCGGTATTGTAGATGTTGCTGTAGTAGTTGTTGATGTTTCCGTGGCGGTTGCCGTTGTCGTAGTAGTTGTTGTTAATGGAAAACAGGTAGGTGCATCTTCATTTGCACTTGGGATAGAGCCTACTACTTCGGGCTCTGAAATGTATAAATACGAAAGAGAGATTCGTATGAGGGTACTTACTAGAAAATCTCTAAATCTCGAAGAATTGCTTCGAATTCATATCTAACGCAGTTTCAAAGCAGCAAATAAATAGTTGCAGGTGTGAAAGTAATACATGGATTGCTTTGTATACTAAATCTACATATTATGATTCGAGAGAAACTCAATGGTCTTACCATCATAACATCTTTTCCAGCTCACAAACGAGTCCAGGCCTCTATCTGTTACTAAGTTTTCGGAACACGAGACGTGGTATTCACCTGTACTCGCTTCAAACCTCAATGGCTCCTCGTGGACAGACGGAAGACACGTTTGACTACTATTGATGTACGTGACCGCCCAACATTCACCTTTCTCCACACTCCTAGCCATCATTTGACGACAGTATTCTTCACACTCATCGCGTGTAGTTGTCGTTACAATCCACGATTCATCACTCCCTTTTGTGCATGCTCCTTGATGTGTATCTCGTTCGAAGAAACATGGTCCTTGAAAAGACAGAAAGATTTGAGCCGTGAGCTCGGTAGGACCTATATAACACTTGGTCGACACAAAGAATATTAAATCGCACAGACATTGTCCTTTGATGTTCTTGTGTATTAATAGTACTTTAATGGTACTGAATAACGAGGAATGTGCAGAATAAATGTAGATAAAATGGTTATTTTACGTCTTAAATGATATGGATATTACTTCAAAAGGAAATTAACCCATAAAGATCTTTGCCATTCGTTATTTGAGCCAAGTCGTATTGTTCGTGTTTCCAGTCTATTTCACGGTGATTCtctcaataaatatataaatgttaaaacTTTGTTTACTGTTTCTTTGCCTAGCGCTAGTTTGATTGTATTGATATGTAAAGTACAACACAAGGAAGTCATTTGAATTACCCGTGTTTTCTTGGCACACTGATGTGAAGGTGTTAGCTAATGCACAGTCGTCCCAATCCCACTTACTATCCCCTTTCTGCGCAAAACCACATCTTTTTGTGATATCAAGATCAGAAGCATCTACAGGGATACCGTCTTTAAATCGTTCAAACAATGTAGCATTGATAATCTCACAGCTTCCTTCCCAGATGTATTCTAGTGTGTGGGGATCCGTCAGATACATACCAAACCAGTAGTCACTATTGCtaaaatacaattatacaaaactggtggttagtatcactaacatacaattatacaaaactagTGGTAAGTATTActaacatacaattatacaaaactagtggttagtatcactaacatacaattatacaaaactagtggttagtatcactaacatacaattatacaaaactagtggttagtatcactgacatacaattgtacaaaactagtggttagtatcactaacatacaattgtacaaaactagtggttagtatcactaacatacaattatacaaaactagtggttagtatcactgacatacaattatacaaaactagtggttagtatcactaacatacaattgtacaaaactagtggttagtatcactaacatacaattgtacaaaactagtggttagtatTACTAACATACAATTtacaaaactagtggttagtatcactgacatacaattatacaaaactagtggttagtatcacttacatacaattatacaaaactagTGTTAGTTCAGAAACATTATCACtgacatacaattatacaaaactagtgttagtatcactaacatacaatatacaaaactagtggttagtatcactaacatacaattatacaaaactagtggttagtatcactaacatacaattgtacaaaactagtggttagtatcactgacatacaattatacaaaactagtggttagtatcactgacatacaattatacaaaactagtggttagtatcactaacatacaattgtacaaaactagtggttagtatcactaacatacaattgtacaaaactagtggttagtatTACTAACATACAATTtacaaaactagtggttagtatcactgacatacaattatacaaaactagtggttagtatcacttacatacaattatacaaaactagtggttagtatcacgaacatacaattgtacaaaactagtggttagtatcactgacatacaattatacaaaactagtggttagtatCACAAACATACAATTCgtacaaaactagtggttagtatcactaacatacaattatacaaaactagtggttagtattattgtacaaaactagtggttagtatcactgacatacaattgtacaaaactagtggttagtatcactaacatacaattgtacaaaactagtggttagtatcactaacatacaattgtacaaaactagtggttagtatCATGACACATACAATTATACCAAACCAGTAGTCATTTTCActaacatacaattatacaaaactagtggttagtatcactgacacacaattatacaaaactagtggttagtatcactaacatacaattgtacaaaactagtggttagtatcactgacatacaattgtacaaaactagtggttagtatcactgacatacaattatacaaaactagtggttagtatcactaacatacaattat
This genomic window contains:
- the LOC138318150 gene encoding uncharacterized protein; translation: MILEMICEMKKVFLAVVVFLCFVNVSAQNPYPPTIWKRKLIFVSVRTSWYDASHYCHSNHSGLMDDTSEATKEMIKFYKDSDLHWKPHDFNSDYWFGMYLTDPHTLEYIWEGSCEIINATLFERFKDGIPVDASDLDITKRCGFAQKGDSKWDWDDCALANTFTSVCQENTGPCFFERDTHQGACTKGSDESWIVTTTTRDECEEYCRQMMARSVEKGECWAVTYINSSQTCLPSVHEEPLRFEASTGEYHVSCSENLVTDRGLDSFVSWKRCYDEPEVVGSIPSANEDAPTCFPLTTTTTTTATATETSTTTTATSTIPTTSTATSTTTLPPTTTSTSTVPPTTTSTSTVPPTTTSTSTVPPTTTSTSTVPPTTTSTSTVPPTTTSTSTVPPTTTSTSTVPQQQRLHLRYRQQQRLHLRTPTTTLHLRFLQQQLLHLRYRQQQRLHLRYRQQQRLHLRYLQQQRLHLRYRQQQRLHLRYRQQQRLHLRYRQQQRLHLRYRQQQRLHLRYRQQQRLHLRYRQQQRLHLRYLQQLLQLIYHQRHQIPQHHQQPQQQLHHRL